A genomic window from Streptomyces sp. MST-110588 includes:
- a CDS encoding cation diffusion facilitator family transporter, whose translation MAEESAASRRDSRTRITVWVALVANLAIAVAKAAGGVFAGSPALLSEAAHSVADSLNEVFLLASLTRSRRPADAAHPFGYGKERFFWSLLAAVGIFVTGGCFSFFQGIEAFSSGGGESRTGYVVGLAVLGIALAAEGTSLVRAVLQARGQARAAGHGTLREVRTGRDPALRTVLAEDSAACLGVLLALAGMALHMTTGEVAYEAVASLLIGALLVYVAYLLGKSARDQLIGEAADPLLRQEIHEFLDEQPEIDTVTAALSMRLGPDSVMLAVSVDLVGGLDSEQVEEVLVRIKSAIKERWPEVGQLFLDVTDASSDDRRRAGRERRELDLAVRRAREAGGG comes from the coding sequence ATGGCCGAGGAGAGCGCAGCCAGCCGGCGGGACAGCAGGACCAGGATCACGGTGTGGGTGGCTCTCGTGGCCAATCTGGCCATCGCGGTGGCGAAGGCGGCCGGCGGCGTGTTCGCCGGTTCCCCGGCGCTGCTGTCCGAGGCCGCCCATTCGGTGGCCGACAGCCTCAACGAGGTCTTCCTCCTGGCCTCCTTGACCCGCAGCAGGCGGCCCGCGGACGCGGCCCACCCCTTCGGCTACGGCAAGGAACGGTTCTTCTGGTCGCTGCTCGCCGCCGTCGGCATCTTCGTGACCGGAGGCTGTTTCTCCTTCTTCCAGGGGATCGAGGCGTTCTCCTCCGGGGGCGGTGAGTCCCGGACCGGGTACGTCGTCGGGCTGGCGGTCCTCGGGATCGCGCTGGCCGCCGAGGGCACCTCGCTCGTACGGGCCGTACTCCAGGCGCGCGGGCAGGCGCGTGCCGCGGGCCACGGCACGCTGCGCGAGGTGCGCACCGGCCGGGACCCCGCGCTGCGTACGGTGCTGGCCGAGGACAGCGCGGCCTGCCTGGGTGTCCTGCTGGCCCTGGCGGGCATGGCGCTGCACATGACCACCGGCGAGGTGGCGTACGAGGCGGTGGCCTCGCTGCTCATCGGCGCCCTGCTGGTGTACGTCGCATATCTGCTCGGCAAGAGCGCGCGGGACCAGCTCATAGGCGAGGCGGCGGACCCGCTGCTGCGGCAGGAGATCCACGAGTTCCTCGACGAGCAGCCGGAGATCGACACGGTGACGGCGGCGCTCTCGATGCGGCTGGGGCCGGACTCGGTGATGCTGGCGGTGAGCGTGGACCTGGTGGGCGGGCTGGACAGCGAGCAGGTCGAGGAGGTCCTCGTACGGATCAAGTCGGCGATCAAGGAGCGCTGGCCGGAGGTCGGGCAGCTCTTCCTGGACGTCACCGACGCCTCCTCGGACGACCGGCGGCGGGCCGGGCGTGAGCGGCGGGAGCTGGATCTGGCCGTCCGCAGGGCGCGGGAGGCGGGCGGCGGCTGA
- a CDS encoding nitrate/nitrite transporter: MTAEITTRTGTPTHTDTPTHTDTTAAEGTDTTAPRSRRGRRWIEHWDPEDEAFWQAGGKRVARRNLAFSVLCEHIGFSVWSLWSVMVLFMGPEYGIDPAGKFLLVAVPTVVGAVLRVPYTFAVARFGGRNWTVMSAALLLVPTLASAYVMRPGTSYTTFVLVAALTGVGGGNFASSMTNINSFYPLREKGWALGLNAGGGNIGVPVIQLLGLLVIGTAGAAHPRLVPAVYLPLVVLAALLAALRMDNLGPVANDGGAVREAVRDPHTWIMSLLYIGTFGSFIGYSFAFGLVLQSQFARTPLQAASLTFIGPLLGSLARPVGGRLADRFGGARVTLVNFAAMAIATCVVIAASAAGSLPLFLVGLIALFLLTGLGNGSTYKMIPAVFHARAVAGGLAGERAAAYGRRLSGAAMGLIGAVGALGGLGINLAFRRSFAVAGSGTAAFVSFLAFYGLCSALTWGVYLRRKGWAANPGAGKSSRLLGRNIREIPVNQARHAYLGELDHARRGEAGREAAGREAAGRGAAG; this comes from the coding sequence ATGACGGCGGAGATCACCACCCGCACCGGTACCCCCACCCACACCGATACCCCCACTCACACCGATACCACCGCCGCCGAAGGCACGGATACCACCGCCCCTCGTTCTCGCCGGGGCCGCCGCTGGATCGAGCACTGGGACCCGGAGGACGAGGCGTTCTGGCAGGCCGGGGGCAAGCGGGTGGCGCGGCGCAATCTCGCGTTCTCCGTGCTGTGCGAGCACATCGGGTTCTCGGTGTGGAGCCTGTGGTCGGTGATGGTGCTCTTCATGGGGCCGGAGTACGGGATCGACCCGGCCGGGAAGTTCCTGCTGGTGGCCGTCCCCACGGTGGTGGGCGCGGTGCTGCGGGTGCCGTACACCTTCGCCGTGGCGCGGTTCGGCGGACGCAACTGGACGGTGATGAGCGCGGCGCTCCTGCTGGTGCCGACCCTGGCGTCGGCGTACGTGATGCGGCCGGGGACCTCGTACACCACGTTCGTGCTGGTCGCGGCGCTGACCGGGGTCGGTGGCGGCAACTTCGCCTCGTCCATGACCAACATCAACTCTTTCTACCCGCTGCGCGAGAAGGGCTGGGCACTGGGGCTGAACGCGGGCGGCGGGAACATCGGCGTACCGGTGATCCAGTTGCTGGGCCTGCTGGTGATCGGGACGGCCGGAGCCGCCCACCCGCGCCTGGTTCCCGCCGTCTACCTCCCGCTGGTGGTGCTCGCCGCGCTGCTGGCGGCGCTGCGGATGGACAACCTCGGGCCGGTGGCCAACGACGGCGGGGCGGTACGGGAAGCCGTCCGGGATCCGCACACCTGGATCATGTCGTTGCTCTACATCGGGACGTTCGGTTCCTTCATCGGCTACAGCTTCGCCTTCGGGCTCGTCCTGCAGAGCCAGTTCGCGCGTACGCCCTTGCAGGCGGCGTCGCTGACCTTCATCGGGCCGCTGCTCGGCTCGCTGGCACGGCCCGTCGGCGGGCGGCTGGCGGACCGTTTCGGCGGCGCCCGCGTCACATTGGTGAACTTCGCGGCCATGGCCATCGCCACCTGTGTGGTGATCGCCGCGTCGGCGGCGGGGTCGCTGCCGCTCTTCCTCGTCGGCCTCATCGCCCTGTTCCTGCTGACGGGCCTGGGCAACGGGTCCACGTACAAGATGATCCCGGCGGTCTTCCACGCCAGGGCGGTGGCCGGCGGCCTGGCGGGGGAGCGGGCGGCGGCGTACGGGCGCAGGCTCTCCGGCGCCGCCATGGGCCTGATCGGCGCGGTCGGCGCGCTCGGCGGCCTCGGCATCAACCTGGCCTTCCGCCGGTCCTTCGCGGTGGCCGGGTCCGGCACGGCCGCCTTCGTGTCCTTCCTCGCCTTTTACGGGCTGTGCTCCGCGCTGACCTGGGGGGTCTACCTGCGGCGTAAGGGCTGGGCAGCGAATCCGGGGGCAGGGAAGTCCTCCCGGCTACTCGGGCGTAACATCCGGGAAATACCGGTGAACCAGGCCCGACATGCGTACTTGGGAGAATTGGACCATGCACGACGAGGAGAGGCAGGGCGGGAAGCGGCAGGGCGGGAAGCGGCAGGGCGAGGGGCGGCCGGGTGA
- a CDS encoding class I SAM-dependent methyltransferase → MPPRTMLKNRASLTHKVRYAVQNPDRITPYLKRTARDTWLRLKHPDHVAYYRAVMASDTSRNPEAAVGSRSHDRWLALGAMQFDYLKEHGLAPENRMLDIGCGNLRAGWRFISYLDTGHYYGIDISPDILIAAKRTLTRYELQDKLPHLTITQNLTFDFLPSGHFDVVHAHSVFSHSPLPVIDEALAHVGRILAPDGFFDFTFDRTEGSEHQVLREDFYYRTETLLALARKHGLDARFMDDWESRPHGQSKIRVRKPRS, encoded by the coding sequence ATGCCGCCCAGAACCATGCTCAAGAACCGCGCCAGCCTCACCCACAAGGTCCGCTACGCGGTGCAGAATCCGGACCGCATCACCCCGTACCTCAAGCGCACCGCGCGCGACACCTGGCTGCGCCTGAAGCACCCCGACCACGTCGCCTACTACCGGGCGGTGATGGCCTCGGACACCAGCCGCAACCCGGAGGCGGCGGTCGGCAGCCGCAGCCACGACCGGTGGTTGGCGCTGGGGGCGATGCAGTTCGACTACCTGAAGGAACACGGCCTCGCGCCTGAGAACCGGATGCTGGACATCGGCTGCGGCAACCTGCGGGCCGGCTGGCGGTTCATCTCGTACCTGGACACCGGCCACTACTACGGGATCGACATCTCGCCCGACATCCTCATAGCGGCGAAGCGAACGTTGACCCGTTACGAGTTGCAGGACAAGCTGCCGCATCTGACGATCACGCAGAACCTGACCTTCGACTTCCTGCCGAGCGGGCACTTCGACGTCGTGCACGCGCACAGCGTCTTCTCCCACTCGCCGCTGCCGGTCATCGACGAGGCGCTCGCCCACGTCGGCCGCATCCTGGCCCCGGACGGCTTCTTCGACTTCACCTTCGACCGCACCGAGGGCAGCGAACACCAGGTGCTGCGCGAGGACTTCTACTACCGCACCGAGACGCTGCTGGCGCTGGCCCGCAAGCACGGCCTGGACGCCCGCTTCATGGACGACTGGGAGTCCCGGCCGCACGGCCAGTCCAAGATCCGCGTCCGCAAGCCTCGGTCCTGA
- a CDS encoding MarR family transcriptional regulator has translation MDMQKHEAPPHPADDVLDHVGYRLKRAHAALRGAMDQVLRDHGLTVPQYACLEVLAARPGLSNAELARATFVTRQSMNVVLRGLQESGLLTRPDAVDHGRARPATLTDEGRRRLHAAQTAVYAIESRMIQAVPEERLPGLLEDLDRMARALKG, from the coding sequence ATGGACATGCAGAAGCACGAGGCTCCGCCCCACCCGGCCGACGACGTCCTCGATCACGTCGGATACCGCCTCAAACGCGCGCACGCCGCCCTGCGCGGCGCCATGGACCAGGTACTGCGCGACCACGGCCTGACCGTGCCGCAGTACGCCTGCCTGGAAGTCCTCGCCGCCCGCCCGGGCCTGTCGAACGCGGAGCTGGCCCGGGCCACCTTCGTCACCCGCCAGTCCATGAACGTCGTCCTGCGCGGACTCCAGGAGAGCGGACTGCTCACCCGGCCCGATGCCGTCGACCACGGCCGCGCCCGCCCCGCGACCCTCACGGACGAAGGGCGGCGCCGGCTGCACGCGGCACAGACGGCCGTGTACGCGATCGAGTCCCGCATGATCCAGGCCGTCCCGGAGGAGCGCCTGCCCGGCCTCCTGGAAGACCTCGACCGCATGGCGCGGGCACTGAAGGGCTGA
- a CDS encoding VOC family protein translates to MPVSIDGPDFVALQVRDVTAAADFCEKHLGLRRVPASPPGAVVFDTKPCPMAVREPLPGTDLDAGRPGLGVALWFATSDAPALHEKLTAAGVEILTPVTESPFGPTFSFVGPEGYVLTVHGA, encoded by the coding sequence ATGCCCGTCAGCATCGACGGCCCCGACTTCGTGGCTCTGCAGGTCCGCGACGTCACGGCCGCGGCCGACTTCTGCGAGAAGCACCTCGGCCTGCGCCGCGTACCCGCCTCGCCTCCCGGGGCGGTGGTGTTCGACACCAAGCCCTGCCCGATGGCCGTACGGGAACCGCTGCCCGGCACCGACCTGGACGCCGGCCGCCCGGGCCTCGGCGTCGCCTTGTGGTTCGCCACCTCCGACGCCCCGGCGCTGCACGAGAAGCTCACCGCGGCCGGCGTCGAGATCCTCACCCCGGTCACCGAGAGCCCGTTCGGCCCGACGTTCTCCTTCGTCGGCCCCGAGGGCTACGTCCTGACCGTCCACGGCGCCTGA
- a CDS encoding ABATE domain-containing protein translates to MAAPYDLRFDCGRICLDLVATTGGPHAERLVGPEQLTAWLVGAGVVPGGAPIAGVDTAWVARFRALRELLRRVLHDELTDRAADADLTLLNDTAAPAVPPVRAVRAEGGDLVRTLAGPADCAGLLAAVARDAIGLLTDAVARGQLRQCEGESCSLVYLDTSRGRRRRWCSSEVCGNRERVARHRRRATRRGTDTATTSVQGTVPAPSPAATPTGAPAAVR, encoded by the coding sequence ATGGCGGCGCCTTACGACCTGCGGTTCGACTGCGGGCGGATCTGCCTGGACCTGGTGGCCACCACCGGGGGCCCGCACGCCGAACGGCTCGTCGGCCCCGAGCAGTTGACGGCCTGGCTCGTCGGCGCGGGGGTGGTCCCCGGCGGCGCTCCGATCGCCGGCGTCGACACCGCCTGGGTCGCCCGTTTCCGGGCCCTGCGCGAGCTGCTGCGCCGGGTGCTGCACGACGAACTCACCGACCGGGCGGCCGATGCCGACCTGACGCTGCTCAACGACACCGCCGCGCCCGCGGTGCCGCCCGTCCGCGCCGTACGCGCCGAGGGCGGCGACCTGGTCCGTACGCTGGCCGGCCCCGCCGACTGCGCCGGGCTGCTGGCCGCGGTGGCGCGGGACGCCATCGGACTGCTGACGGACGCGGTGGCGCGCGGCCAACTGCGCCAGTGCGAGGGCGAAAGCTGCTCGCTGGTCTACCTGGACACCTCACGCGGACGGCGGCGGCGCTGGTGCTCCAGCGAGGTGTGCGGGAACCGGGAACGGGTGGCCCGTCACCGCCGCCGCGCCACCCGCCGCGGCACGGATACCGCCACCACGTCCGTCCAGGGCACCGTCCCGGCACCGTCCCCCGCCGCCACGCCCACGGGCGCCCCCGCCGCCGTACGGTGA
- a CDS encoding MerR family transcriptional regulator yields MRIGELARRAGVTPKAVRYYEALGLLAPERLANGYRDYGEYDVRVVREIRALSGLGIPVERTRPFLDCLAAGHRHADDCPASLAGYRDAIDELTQRIEGLTARRTVLLAHLREAAHRNSRVSPDDEEEDLMTTHASLPASYTTLPAGLPVPEDDGAAAHLPGMKVPPLELRGTADTAVRLDALGTGRTVIYVYPLTGRPGADLPDGWDSIPGARGCTPEACGFRDHHRDLLAAGAHGVFGLSSQDTDYQREVVQRLHLPFQMLSDPERSLAQALGLPTFVTGGLTLYKRLTLIVRDGVIEHVFYPVFPPNEHAAQVLTWLRDNPLETPGKR; encoded by the coding sequence ATGCGGATCGGTGAGCTGGCGCGCCGTGCGGGTGTGACGCCCAAAGCGGTGCGCTACTACGAAGCGTTGGGGCTGCTGGCACCGGAGCGGCTGGCCAACGGGTACCGGGACTACGGCGAGTACGACGTACGCGTCGTGCGGGAGATAAGGGCACTCAGCGGTCTCGGGATTCCCGTCGAGCGCACCAGGCCGTTCCTGGACTGCCTGGCGGCCGGCCACCGGCACGCCGACGACTGCCCCGCCTCGCTGGCCGGATACCGGGACGCCATCGACGAGCTCACGCAGCGGATCGAGGGGCTCACCGCCCGCCGGACGGTGCTGCTCGCGCACCTGCGGGAGGCCGCCCACCGCAACAGCCGGGTCTCACCGGACGACGAAGAAGAGGACCTGATGACCACACACGCAAGCCTGCCCGCCTCATACACCACCCTGCCCGCCGGCCTGCCCGTCCCCGAGGACGACGGCGCAGCCGCGCATCTGCCCGGCATGAAGGTGCCGCCCCTGGAACTCCGGGGCACCGCGGACACCGCCGTCCGCCTCGACGCGCTCGGCACGGGACGTACGGTGATCTACGTCTACCCGCTGACCGGCCGCCCCGGCGCCGACCTGCCCGACGGCTGGGACTCGATCCCCGGGGCGCGTGGCTGCACTCCCGAGGCCTGCGGCTTCCGCGACCACCACCGAGACCTGCTGGCCGCCGGCGCGCACGGCGTGTTCGGCCTGTCCAGCCAGGACACCGACTACCAGCGCGAGGTCGTCCAGCGTCTCCACCTGCCGTTCCAGATGCTTTCCGACCCCGAGCGGAGCCTGGCACAGGCGCTGGGCCTGCCCACGTTCGTGACCGGCGGGCTGACGCTCTACAAGCGGCTGACCCTGATCGTCCGCGACGGCGTGATCGAGCACGTCTTCTACCCGGTCTTCCCGCCCAACGAGCACGCCGCACAGGTCCTGACCTGGCTGCGGGACAACCCTCTGGAGACTCCCGGTAAAAGGTAG
- a CDS encoding sigma-70 family RNA polymerase sigma factor, with translation MRKDAVVADRARPDEELMRALYEEHAGPLLAFVLRLVAGDRHRAEDVVQETLLRAWRNAEQLQRATGSIRPWLVTVARRIVIDAHRSRQARPQEVDAAPLESMPAADEIDRALRLMTISEALGDLSRAHREALIETYFKGRTVSEAAEVLRVPAGTVRSRVFYALRSLKLSLEERGVTA, from the coding sequence GTGCGCAAGGATGCCGTCGTGGCCGACAGGGCGAGACCCGACGAGGAACTCATGCGGGCTCTGTACGAAGAGCACGCGGGCCCGCTCCTCGCCTTCGTCCTGCGCCTGGTGGCGGGCGACCGTCACCGCGCGGAGGACGTGGTGCAGGAAACCCTGCTCCGCGCCTGGCGCAACGCCGAACAGCTCCAGCGCGCGACCGGTTCCATACGCCCCTGGCTGGTGACCGTCGCCCGGCGCATCGTGATCGATGCCCACCGCAGCCGCCAGGCCAGGCCGCAAGAGGTGGATGCCGCTCCCTTGGAGTCGATGCCGGCCGCCGACGAGATCGACCGGGCCCTGCGCCTGATGACGATCTCCGAGGCGCTGGGCGACCTCAGCCGGGCTCATCGGGAGGCCCTGATCGAGACGTACTTCAAGGGACGTACGGTCAGCGAGGCGGCGGAAGTGCTGCGCGTACCGGCCGGGACGGTCAGGTCCCGGGTCTTCTACGCCCTGCGCTCCCTGAAGCTCTCGCTAGAAGAACGAGGAGTGACGGCGTGA
- a CDS encoding zf-HC2 domain-containing protein, with the protein MTPPTQPIHHTDVGAYALGVLDAADAARFEEHLAECERCAAELDALMDLPPLLAELAAPRREDVGEDGVWGDSVRGDGVRGDGVPGNGARENGAWENGVRGDGVREDGAGRRAARPVPDLEALTPAPGPGLLDGLLDEVAAARRTRHRRRLYLVAAAAALIVGGPLATAALTSGSGGEETPESLAGYARTVYEYGEKAGTVDPVTKVAASVAMEPRPWGTHVALKLGNVKGPLTCDLVAVGKNGAEQTVTTWAVPKGGYGLKDGAAKWNREPLYTHGGAAMNRRDIDHFEVRTLDGRRLAEVKV; encoded by the coding sequence GTGACCCCGCCAACGCAGCCGATTCACCACACCGACGTCGGCGCCTACGCGCTGGGCGTCCTGGACGCCGCGGACGCGGCACGGTTCGAGGAGCACCTCGCCGAGTGCGAACGGTGCGCCGCCGAACTCGACGCGCTGATGGACCTGCCCCCGCTCCTCGCCGAACTCGCCGCTCCGCGACGCGAGGACGTGGGGGAGGACGGCGTGTGGGGAGACAGCGTACGAGGGGACGGCGTACGAGGGGACGGTGTTCCGGGGAACGGTGCGCGGGAGAACGGTGCTTGGGAGAACGGTGTCCGGGGCGACGGCGTACGGGAGGACGGTGCGGGGCGCCGGGCCGCCCGCCCCGTACCGGATCTGGAAGCGCTCACCCCGGCCCCGGGCCCCGGGCTCCTGGACGGGCTGCTCGACGAGGTCGCCGCCGCCCGCCGCACCCGGCACCGGCGCCGGCTCTACCTGGTGGCCGCGGCTGCCGCGCTGATCGTCGGCGGCCCCCTCGCGACGGCCGCCCTGACCTCCGGCTCCGGAGGCGAGGAGACCCCGGAATCCCTGGCGGGCTACGCGCGGACGGTGTACGAGTACGGCGAGAAGGCGGGCACGGTCGACCCCGTGACCAAGGTCGCCGCCAGCGTCGCGATGGAGCCACGCCCCTGGGGCACGCACGTCGCCCTCAAGCTCGGCAACGTCAAGGGCCCGCTCACCTGTGATTTGGTGGCCGTCGGGAAGAACGGCGCGGAACAGACCGTGACGACCTGGGCCGTACCCAAGGGCGGCTACGGCCTGAAGGACGGCGCCGCGAAGTGGAACAGGGAGCCCCTCTACACCCACGGCGGGGCGGCCATGAACCGCCGGGACATCGATCACTTCGAGGTCCGCACCCTGGACGGCAGGCGGCTGGCCGAGGTCAAGGTCTGA
- a CDS encoding UvrD-helicase domain-containing protein, with amino-acid sequence MAAQNATHAPDSVRDREIETEQTHLDRVYQRLEEKIHEAEFLMDDAAKRGQVGTPGALAERDAQVFQAGVHLHRLNSEYEDFLFGRIDLLLGKDGKKGPDGAYTSVEPADGAIADGRAEIAETLHIGRLGVLDADYSPLVIDWRAPAAAPFYRATPVAPGRVVRRRVIRSKGRRVLGVEDDLMRPEITAYLDGEELPAVGDGALMAALGRARSHSMRDIVSSIQAEQDLVIRAPAASVTEVEGGPGTGKTAVALHRAAYLLYQDRRRYAGGILIVSPTPLLVAYTEGVLPSLGEEGQVAIRALGSLVDGAEATAYDTPSVARIKGSSRMQKVLRKAARGALELSGATVHGTGSGTAGGQLAFGDVEEAADGPAAPAGPPDRLRVVAFGSRIELDAEELRRIRHTALGGTAPVNLLRPRARRLILDALWSKSGAARRYTDPELAAEARQAFDEDITTEPDFADFLAAWWPELTPRRVLAALADERRLGRWARRVLNPREVRQLARSLRRLDDRGQGPLSVHDVALLDELQLILGAPPRPARPREADPLDQLTGLEELTTFADRHSGGRGRRERLEEERTDYAHVIVDEAQDLTPMQWRMVGRRGRHATWTVVGDPAQSSWSDPDEAAEARDEALGTRPRRRFTLTVNYRNPAEIAELAAKVLALAMPGMSAPTAVRSTGLTPRFAVAGEDLAQSVREEARRLLAEVDGTVGVVVAMNRRAEARRWLAGLGDRVVALGSLEAKGLEYDATLVVSPAEIADESPAGLRVLYVALTRATQQLTVLSGRRDEPDARGVPDLLRD; translated from the coding sequence GTGGCCGCGCAGAACGCCACGCACGCGCCGGATTCCGTTCGCGACCGCGAGATCGAAACCGAGCAGACGCACCTCGACCGCGTCTACCAGCGTCTTGAGGAGAAGATCCACGAGGCCGAGTTCCTGATGGACGACGCCGCCAAGCGCGGCCAGGTCGGCACGCCCGGCGCGCTCGCCGAGCGGGACGCCCAGGTCTTCCAGGCCGGCGTCCATCTCCACCGGCTCAATTCCGAGTACGAGGACTTCCTCTTCGGCCGTATCGACCTGCTCCTCGGCAAGGACGGCAAGAAAGGGCCCGACGGCGCGTACACCTCCGTCGAGCCCGCCGACGGCGCCATCGCCGACGGCCGCGCCGAGATCGCCGAGACGCTGCACATCGGCCGTCTGGGCGTCCTGGACGCGGACTACAGCCCGCTGGTCATCGACTGGCGGGCGCCGGCCGCCGCGCCCTTCTACCGCGCGACGCCGGTCGCGCCGGGCCGGGTCGTACGCCGCCGGGTCATCCGCTCCAAGGGCCGCCGGGTCCTCGGCGTCGAGGACGACCTGATGCGCCCGGAGATCACCGCCTACCTGGACGGCGAGGAGCTGCCCGCGGTCGGCGACGGCGCGCTGATGGCCGCGCTGGGCCGGGCCCGCAGCCACTCCATGCGGGACATCGTCTCCTCCATCCAGGCCGAGCAGGACCTGGTCATCCGGGCGCCCGCCGCGTCCGTGACGGAGGTCGAGGGCGGGCCGGGCACCGGCAAGACCGCGGTCGCCCTGCACCGCGCCGCCTACCTGCTCTACCAGGACCGCCGCCGCTACGCGGGCGGCATCCTCATCGTCTCCCCCACGCCGCTCCTGGTGGCGTACACCGAGGGCGTGCTGCCGTCCCTGGGCGAGGAGGGGCAGGTCGCCATCCGGGCCCTGGGCTCCCTGGTGGACGGCGCCGAGGCGACCGCGTACGACACGCCTTCGGTGGCCCGGATCAAGGGGTCGAGCCGGATGCAGAAGGTGCTGCGCAAGGCCGCCCGCGGGGCCCTGGAGCTGTCGGGCGCCACCGTCCACGGGACCGGCTCCGGGACGGCCGGCGGACAGCTCGCCTTCGGTGACGTGGAGGAGGCCGCGGACGGACCGGCCGCGCCCGCCGGCCCGCCCGACCGGCTGCGCGTCGTCGCCTTCGGCTCCCGTATCGAACTGGACGCCGAGGAACTGCGCCGCATCCGGCACACCGCCCTGGGCGGCACCGCGCCGGTCAACCTGCTGCGCCCGCGCGCCCGCCGGCTGATCCTGGACGCCCTGTGGTCCAAGTCCGGCGCCGCCAGGCGCTACACCGACCCGGAGCTGGCTGCCGAGGCGCGCCAGGCGTTCGACGAGGACATCACCACCGAGCCGGACTTCGCGGACTTCCTCGCCGCGTGGTGGCCCGAGCTGACCCCGCGCCGGGTGCTGGCGGCCCTGGCCGACGAGCGCCGGCTCGGCCGCTGGGCCCGCCGGGTGCTGAACCCGCGCGAGGTGCGTCAGCTCGCCCGCTCGCTGCGCCGCCTGGACGACCGGGGGCAGGGGCCGCTGTCGGTCCACGACGTGGCCCTGCTGGACGAGCTCCAGTTGATCCTGGGCGCCCCGCCCCGGCCCGCCCGGCCGCGCGAGGCCGACCCGCTGGACCAGCTCACCGGCCTGGAGGAGCTGACGACGTTCGCGGACCGTCATTCCGGTGGCCGCGGGCGGCGCGAGCGGCTGGAGGAGGAGCGTACGGACTACGCCCACGTCATCGTCGACGAGGCACAGGACCTGACGCCCATGCAGTGGCGGATGGTCGGCCGCCGCGGCCGGCACGCCACCTGGACGGTCGTCGGGGACCCGGCGCAGTCCTCCTGGTCCGACCCCGACGAGGCGGCCGAGGCCCGCGACGAGGCGCTGGGCACCCGCCCCCGCCGCCGCTTCACCCTCACCGTCAACTACCGCAACCCGGCGGAGATCGCGGAGCTGGCCGCCAAGGTGCTGGCCCTGGCCATGCCGGGGATGAGCGCGCCGACGGCGGTCCGCTCCACCGGTCTGACGCCGCGCTTCGCGGTCGCCGGCGAGGACCTGGCGCAATCCGTACGGGAAGAGGCCCGGCGGCTGCTGGCGGAGGTGGACGGCACGGTCGGCGTGGTCGTGGCGATGAACCGCCGGGCGGAGGCCCGCCGCTGGCTGGCCGGTCTGGGCGACCGGGTCGTGGCGCTGGGCTCGCTGGAGGCCAAGGGCCTGGAGTACGACGCCACGCTCGTGGTCTCGCCCGCCGAGATCGCCGACGAGTCCCCGGCCGGTCTGCGGGTGCTGTACGTGGCGCTGACCCGGGCCACCCAGCAGCTCACCGTGCTCTCCGGCCGGCGGGACGAACCGGATGCGCGGGGGGTTCCGGACCTGCTTCGCGACTGA